One genomic window of Fibrobacter sp. UWT2 includes the following:
- a CDS encoding diguanylate cyclase — translation MVEEKILIVDDNAEILEKTKDLLARVGYSVECCSSGKDALDFLAENQVDLVLLDINMPNMNGFDVCLRIRQRHALDDLPVIFLTNREDSDSVTKGFQAGASDFVSKSAIAEILLARVNVHIRLARSLRNLRDISLTDDMTGCFNRRHGMFSLREWFSRSKRYGTQFAIIYFDLNGLKATNDQYGHQAGDLLLRSVATAVKDILRETDQLFRMGGDEFMVICPETDVKGAFVCAERMEKVVSEIKIVDKQASFAYGVAHSSEDYKEVDDMLHSADVSMYKMKQEMRKK, via the coding sequence ATGGTTGAAGAAAAAATCCTTATTGTGGACGATAACGCCGAAATCTTGGAGAAAACCAAGGACCTTTTGGCTCGTGTCGGTTATAGTGTTGAATGCTGCAGTTCCGGAAAAGACGCTTTGGATTTCTTGGCTGAAAACCAGGTGGATTTGGTGTTGCTGGATATCAATATGCCGAACATGAACGGTTTCGATGTCTGCTTGCGTATTCGCCAGCGCCATGCTCTCGATGACCTTCCGGTGATATTCCTGACGAACCGCGAAGATTCCGATAGCGTGACCAAGGGATTCCAGGCGGGCGCTTCTGACTTTGTGAGCAAGAGCGCCATTGCCGAAATCTTGCTGGCTCGTGTGAATGTGCATATCCGTTTGGCCCGTTCGCTGCGCAACCTGCGAGATATTTCTTTGACCGACGACATGACGGGCTGTTTCAACCGCCGCCACGGCATGTTCTCGCTGCGTGAATGGTTCTCGCGTTCCAAGCGTTACGGAACCCAGTTCGCCATCATTTATTTCGACTTGAATGGTCTTAAGGCGACCAACGACCAGTACGGCCACCAGGCAGGTGACTTGCTCTTGCGTTCGGTGGCGACTGCTGTCAAGGACATTTTGCGTGAAACCGACCAGCTCTTTAGAATGGGTGGCGACGAGTTCATGGTCATTTGTCCCGAAACCGACGTGAAGGGCGCCTTCGTTTGTGCCGAGCGTATGGAAAAGGTGGTGTCCGAAATCAAGATTGTCGATAAGCAGGCGTCCTTCGCTTACGGCGTTGCCCATTCCAGCGAAGACTACAAGGAAGTCGACGACATGCTGCACAGCGCCGACGTTTCCA